A segment of the Zingiber officinale cultivar Zhangliang chromosome 8B, Zo_v1.1, whole genome shotgun sequence genome:
GAGGGGAGGAAGCTCTCCTTCAGGCAGCAGGTACTTTTGTTAATATTACTACTTCGTCGGTCCAACGAGGTTGCTGATTAGTCGTTGACGATTGTTGATCTGTAGCCGGTGGAGACGCTTCGCAAGCGTTTGAGGAGGTGGGGCACAGCTCCACTGCCACCGCCATGATGAAGGATCTTTTGATCGGCACCGTCGAGGGTTATTCTTCAGGGCCGCCCAAGCCGTTCTTCGGGACCATACTGCCGCAGCAGCAGGCGAAGCCGAGCTCTTCCTCCGGAGTCTCTGCTTTCCTCCTCCCTCTTCTCGCTCTCGCCGTAGCCGTTGCTGCTTGGTATTACTTCAACTTCCTTGCCTAGAGATCTAATAAATAACTACCGTACCGTTAGCCTCGTCATTTGTTACTGAGACCTATAGCCAAAAAAATTCTTCGGAATAAATGTTTCTGTGTTATTTTCCCTTTTTTAATTTGTTTCGCCGAACTGGCATCATGTTTGAGCGGATTTGCTATTCTAAAGATTACGAATACTATTAGCCATTCTTTGTCGTGGCAATTATCATCAAGCTACTCAGTTCTTGATCCTAATGACCCCTGTTTTTGTGTACTTGGAAAATGGCAATTGTCATCCGGGAGAGTAAAGATGGCGATTAATTGGCCATTTAACGTTGTTTAAGATCGGAGctcctataaaaaaaaaaaggagatcaTGATCTTGAATAGAGTAGTGAAAGAAAAGTAATCTCTATCCACCTTCGTTCCCACGGGTTTTCCTTTTTGTCATGCATCCACTCGGAAGATCCACTTTGGTAGTTTTGGGGTACTATCTCAATTCGCTACGACCATCCGTGCTTAGTGGAGATTCACGATTTGTCATTGAATCCTGAGAAACAAATGACTCACAATGACCTCGAAGCATCGTCGGAGGAGGAGCAAATCTATTTTAAGAATACTGCGTCACGCAAGCCTCAGCATCGCTTTTCGACTGAACAATCCACTCGGGCTCGGTCAACACTCGACAATCAAGGGCGCTTCTTCCGGATTTAGACGGTTGGATGATTCCACTCCTAGCTTGGCTAAGACACATGGGTTTTCTTCCGAATTACTTCCCGAGTACTCGACATCTTCAGTTCTCGACTTGACAACCTGTCGCGCGACTTGCGTCTCGACTCGGTAGCACTCAGCATCCACTCAGGTGAACTCATCCCGACACGCCCAACTTGGCAATTGAGCGATACTTGATAATCGGGCAACttctctattgactcaacattcAACGATCTACTCAACAATCCGACGAAGTCTCTCCGAACTCAACACTCAGAGTACTCAGTGATTCTACAATCGGAGTACTCAACACTCAGAGTACTCAATTGATGTGGTACTCAGGAGAACCAACTACAACCAAAGAAGTCACACTAGTGCAAGAACAACCTAGTAGCATGGTTAAACCTAGTAGactgataatttaaaattatcagctcaggtcattgAACAAATAAGTGGAAGTTGAATTTATAATTTCAATTTAGCAAACTCACTTCTATCTCGGACAACAAAATTGTATAACAAATAGCACATAGAGGCTCCCATTCTTCCGTAGAAACTTTGAGGAAGGAAACATTGGTGAGGGACCTTGGTTTGAGTTTAGTGTCTCAAATGATCCTATCCCATGACTTCACCCTCCGACATGACCACTACATCGTGAAGGGCGTTGAGCAAACTATTCCCAAGCCTTCTTGCTACTTCATCTTTCTCCTAACATAATATGATCTAGGCATCTAGATGTTGTCGCCTTGATCCACTCTGCCACGACTCTTCGTCAACGAAGTTATCGACGTCCAGGCGCCTAAACCCTGTCTGGGCACCCAGAGTCTTACGACATGGAATCTGAAGTTGATCCTCTCTACAACGGCTTGAATAAGCGCCTGACTTGGCCCAAACGGATCCAAGTGCTggactccgggcacctggactcaGTCCAGGCATTTGGACAAAGTCAACTTCATGTTGACTTGTCTGGCTGCTTCGTCGATTGCTTGAGTGATTCTCCGACCATctagaattgagctcacccgaactcaactccaGCCTTCTCCACGAACAGTCTTCCTCcccagcttttcgtccctcgaaaacgtcacgcatatccttctcgtccaccgatgtactcttccgcagcacctcatcgcTCGAATACACCGTCTGTCGGCTcgattctcgtgtcatccttctagctagctacgtctttcgctcaacttcttatgttcctatgtctctgcacacttagacacaagacatcaaactaCATagcctaatttaacttggttgatcacatcaaaaccaaccaAGGGTACTTATAttctctcctttttgatgtacattaacccaagttaagttaggataaaaacaaataataaactaTTTATTTGTATTTATAACATGatataaatttgtaataaaaaaatttaaaccacCCTCTTAACTTAATACATATTTcttccctttgatcatataaaaaaacaTGTTAgggaaaatatgaaaaataagtagaaaaatattagaaatttttctaggaGTACAAATATAATTTTCAATGATATGCTTTATTATCgaaatttattttcaaagaaatagtttttatcaattaattctttattttgacaaaaataattttaaaataatttttaagtttagaaaaaTCCTGATTATTTTTGTCCATATCAATAATAACTAATCtaaatatgataaaaaatttcatacacagaatatttttattttaaccaaAATTAAACAGATAaagttatgttttaaaataaaatatttaaaaatagtattTGAGTCTTAAAAATCTGAATAAATTTTCTACTCATTCAAAATACAAtagtaagtttttaaaaaaatctggtttttcaaaattaattttagaaatattttaatttttaaaatttgtttttttatcaaaaattcataaaaaattaattattaataaaaaaattctgaAGATTTGTATACTAATAGGTAATTAATTTTTGCATTAGAGAAAAAAATTACAATAGAAAATATGAAAAGTAGGTATGTCACTATTTAATCTTGTAAACAATGTTAAAAATTAAAGCAAATTAaacttaaagcatgcataaaaattaattttaatcaaattaagcatgatttaggaacccaatataagttcatacctactagatttattaaaaaatttataggaTATAattcctaaatttttttttaatttggcccTTATGATTTGTAATATACCAATTAAGctctctataatttctaaacatAGAACTTTATGAAAAATTTGAATTTAGACATGTATAATTCTTTTTCAATCATTCTAGttgatcttttaatttttcattttcatccttaagtttgttaaaattttcttataggcATGCATAGTCTTTCTTTGACTTTACATACTTTGTCCTCTTTTTACGGAGACTTCTAGATAACATTTGAATAGCATTGTAAAGCTGGTCGAGAGTAAGAGTCATATCTCACTTATCATGCCGGACTCATCGTTCGAATCTCctcctttatcgatgctcatctcagaTGAAGTTTTGTCGTTTTCTTCATCTTGGTGACTTGTCATTAGCGCAAGTCTGGCATATTGCTCCATCTCGGATTCAGATGATGACGTCTCGCCCAAGTCGCCTTGAgacgatcttgtgctttgatcaaCTTTGCCCTTTGTCTTtctctttctcccttttcttcagCTTCGGGCAGTTTTCATTTACGTCTCCATCTTCATCACAATGGTAGtaccttatttttatttttccttgaagaAGTTTCTTGGCCTATGACTTGAACTTGTTAGGCttaaaaaactttgaaatttttcttaccatatatgctctTTCATCTTCGTCGAGGGATGTGTCAGAATCTGATTCGTCCCTCTTGGCTTTCAGCGTTAGATTCTGATTTGGCTCCTTTCTTGGTCTTGTATATCGAGATTCGTAAAGTtctaatgtagaaaataaattttctaaggtACTTAGTTCAAGATCATTGGAAATGTAGTAGGAATGAACTATCAAGGTCTAGTCTAGGGTCCTTGGAAATGCGTCTAGAGTATACCTTAAAGAATCTCAATTCGTTACTGTTTCTCCAAGGTTGGTCAGTCCGATGATCAACTCCTTAAGTGTCAAATGTAGTTGAGCGATTGACTCTCCATTTTCCAGTCGAAAATTACTTAACTTATTGCGAAGCACATTTCTTTTTGCCAACTTGGTTTCCGAGGTTCCTACACGCAAGGTTCCTACGCGcaactctaggaatttttcctagagttctTTCGCTGAGTTGTAAGAGCCAATTTCGTTGACATCTTGAGGTGGTAGTATGCTCAGTAAGTGGAATTCGGTCTCATCATTTTCCATGAACTCGGTCTCATCATTTTCcatgaactcggtctgctacttTTTGTTCCATAGATACTATTCTTCTCCATTTTCATCTATAGgcacttcaaaatcatattttatagttagtaaaatatcaaaatcagttttaaaatataccttcatttttcgcttccataACGCGAACTCCCCCTCTAACTTCGATGGATGAATGCTCGTTTCGACCATCTTCTTGTTGCTTTAGTTgacagttagtccttctaaagcgaatttggctctaatatcaattgttggttcatattaggccggcaagagggggatgaatagcctgcaaattagaatttaatttctcTTGCTTCTAAACTTCGCAAGGACAAGTACACATtagataattaaaataaacataaataaaaagTAAGAAATACAGTAAATTTACTTGTTTGCAATCaggaagattgctaatccaacgTAGTGGAAGCTCAACTATAAGATCTCCTTCaatgaaggcggagtagcctcctATAAATGTTAACGCTAGAACGAAATGGAAATAGGAATACGAAAATGAATTACAGCATGTGTTGTACAAACTATGAGGATCAGGCTGTAAGTATCCcaggttgattttgatgtgatcaaccaagttaaattaggtcatgttatgtttgatccttgcgtctaagtgtgcaggagcttaggaacataagaagtcgagcggaagactcggcggacgagaaagat
Coding sequences within it:
- the LOC122017859 gene encoding cytochrome b5-like; protein product: MESLKAYSPSEISLHASQKDCWLSIHGKVYDVTGFMGEHPGGEEALLQAAAGGDASQAFEEVGHSSTATAMMKDLLIGTVEGYSSGPPKPFFGTILPQQQAKPSSSSGVSAFLLPLLALAVAVAAWYYFNFLA